In Osmia bicornis bicornis chromosome 1, iOsmBic2.1, whole genome shotgun sequence, the following proteins share a genomic window:
- the LOC114883223 gene encoding trafficking protein particle complex subunit 13 isoform X1, whose translation METKPKSEHLLELKVMRLTRPTLASPVVVTCDSTDLPGNTLNNELKNDCTALQGMETLAVGQFMVLPQSFGYVYVNRYQQFHIKIVCIFLSRNIYLGEIFSSYLCVHNGSNQLVKNVTVKADLQTSTQIIPLCGSNGEMKDLAPDNTVDEVIHHEVKEIGTHILVCEVTYTSTNLGGISQSFRKYFKFQVVKPLDVKTKFYNAESDEVYLEVEIQNLTAGPICLEKVSLESSHLFSVSTLNTNEKGESIYGLVNLLDTDCSRQYLYCLKPQLSLLKDPKMMHNATNIGKFDIVWRSNLGERGRLQTSQLQRTAPEYGDIRVTMKDIPLKVYLEQSVNFNCHIINTSERSMDLMLSLESNESIAWCGISNTTIGTLKPGVSIDIPLCLIPLRSGIIIISGLKLVDTFLKRVYDYDGLTQIFVSQKD comes from the exons atggaAACTAAACCAAAAAGTGAACATTTGCTAGAATTGAAAG TGATGAGATTAACAAGACCCACACTTGCAAGTCCAGTAGTTGTTACATGTGATTCAACAGACCTTCCTGGTAATACATTAAATAATGAGCTTAAAAATGATTGTACTGCTTTACAAGGAATGGAAACTCTTGCAGTAGGACAGTTTATGGTATTACCACAAAGTTTTGggtatgtatatgtaaataGATATCAACAATTTCACATTAAAATTGTGTGTATATTTCTTTCCAGGAATATATATTTaggtgaaatattttcaagttaTCTTTGTGTACATAATGGAAgtaatcagttagtaaaaaaTGTAACTGTTAAA GCAGATTTACAAACAAGTACTCAAATTATTCCTCTTTGTGGTAGTAATGGAGAAATGAAAGATTTAGCACCTGATAATACAGTTGATGAAGTAATACATCATGAAGTAAAAGAAATAGGAACACATAT ACTAGTTTGTGAAGTAACTTATACATCTACAAATTTAGGAGGCATATCTCAAtcgtttagaaaatattttaaatttcaagtgGTTAAGCCATTAGATGTAAAAACAAAGTTTTATAATGCAGAG tcAGATGAAGTATATTTAGAAGTTGAAATACAAAATCTGACAGCAGGGCCAATATGTTTAGAGAAAGTTTCACTTGAGTCATCTCATTTATTTAGTG TATCAACATTAAATACAAATGAAAAAGGTGAATCCATTTATGGATTAGTTAATTTATTAGATACCGATTGCAGTAGACAATATTTATATTGCTTAAAACCGCAGTTAAGTTTATTGAAAGATCCGAAAATGATGCataatgcaacaaacattggtaAATTTGATATTGTGTGGAGAAGTAACTtaggagaaagaggaagattACAAACAAGTCAATTACAAAGAACG GCGCCTGAATACGGCGATATAAGAGTTACTATGAAAGATATTCCTTTAAAAGTTTATCTTGAACAATcagttaattttaattgccACATCATTAATACGTC GGAAAGAAGTATGGATTTAATGTTGAGCTTGGAATCGAATGAATCTATAGCATGGTGTGGAATATCTAACACAACAATAGGAACATTAAAACCTGGTGTATCAATAGATATTCCTTTATGCTTAATTCCATTACGTAGCGGTATCATT ATCATTTCAGGATTAAAATTAGTAGATACATTTTTGAAGAGGGTGTATGATTACGACGGTTTAACACAAATATTTGTCAGTCAAAAAGACTAA
- the LOC114883223 gene encoding trafficking protein particle complex subunit 13 isoform X2: protein METKPKSEHLLELKVMRLTRPTLASPVVVTCDSTDLPGNTLNNELKNDCTALQGMETLAVGQFMVLPQSFGNIYLGEIFSSYLCVHNGSNQLVKNVTVKADLQTSTQIIPLCGSNGEMKDLAPDNTVDEVIHHEVKEIGTHILVCEVTYTSTNLGGISQSFRKYFKFQVVKPLDVKTKFYNAESDEVYLEVEIQNLTAGPICLEKVSLESSHLFSVSTLNTNEKGESIYGLVNLLDTDCSRQYLYCLKPQLSLLKDPKMMHNATNIGKFDIVWRSNLGERGRLQTSQLQRTAPEYGDIRVTMKDIPLKVYLEQSVNFNCHIINTSERSMDLMLSLESNESIAWCGISNTTIGTLKPGVSIDIPLCLIPLRSGIIIISGLKLVDTFLKRVYDYDGLTQIFVSQKD, encoded by the exons atggaAACTAAACCAAAAAGTGAACATTTGCTAGAATTGAAAG TGATGAGATTAACAAGACCCACACTTGCAAGTCCAGTAGTTGTTACATGTGATTCAACAGACCTTCCTGGTAATACATTAAATAATGAGCTTAAAAATGATTGTACTGCTTTACAAGGAATGGAAACTCTTGCAGTAGGACAGTTTATGGTATTACCACAAAGTTTTGg GAATATATATTTaggtgaaatattttcaagttaTCTTTGTGTACATAATGGAAgtaatcagttagtaaaaaaTGTAACTGTTAAA GCAGATTTACAAACAAGTACTCAAATTATTCCTCTTTGTGGTAGTAATGGAGAAATGAAAGATTTAGCACCTGATAATACAGTTGATGAAGTAATACATCATGAAGTAAAAGAAATAGGAACACATAT ACTAGTTTGTGAAGTAACTTATACATCTACAAATTTAGGAGGCATATCTCAAtcgtttagaaaatattttaaatttcaagtgGTTAAGCCATTAGATGTAAAAACAAAGTTTTATAATGCAGAG tcAGATGAAGTATATTTAGAAGTTGAAATACAAAATCTGACAGCAGGGCCAATATGTTTAGAGAAAGTTTCACTTGAGTCATCTCATTTATTTAGTG TATCAACATTAAATACAAATGAAAAAGGTGAATCCATTTATGGATTAGTTAATTTATTAGATACCGATTGCAGTAGACAATATTTATATTGCTTAAAACCGCAGTTAAGTTTATTGAAAGATCCGAAAATGATGCataatgcaacaaacattggtaAATTTGATATTGTGTGGAGAAGTAACTtaggagaaagaggaagattACAAACAAGTCAATTACAAAGAACG GCGCCTGAATACGGCGATATAAGAGTTACTATGAAAGATATTCCTTTAAAAGTTTATCTTGAACAATcagttaattttaattgccACATCATTAATACGTC GGAAAGAAGTATGGATTTAATGTTGAGCTTGGAATCGAATGAATCTATAGCATGGTGTGGAATATCTAACACAACAATAGGAACATTAAAACCTGGTGTATCAATAGATATTCCTTTATGCTTAATTCCATTACGTAGCGGTATCATT ATCATTTCAGGATTAAAATTAGTAGATACATTTTTGAAGAGGGTGTATGATTACGACGGTTTAACACAAATATTTGTCAGTCAAAAAGACTAA
- the LOC114883225 gene encoding GPN-loop GTPase 2 gives MSLIFGQLVIGPPGSGKTTYCHVMSKFLEKLGRKVAIINIDPANENMEYTPIVDISELIKHEEVMSHYGLGPNGALVYCMEFLEANVKWLITKILNLKDHYIIIDCPGQVELYTHHKSVSIIAEKLAQNLVRLCSVHLVDSHYCSDAGKYLSSLILCTTTMLQLGLPHVNVMTKFDEMKKFSQYLDFNIDFYTEVLDLKYLLDKLDENPFTSKHKKLNAAFVSLIEDYSLVSFIPLDISNQALLLQVKNAVDKANGYIFGGNEPQDVQTLLACAVGAVSETEKTSTIDEYF, from the exons ATGAGTTTGATATTTGGTCAATTAGTAATTGGTCCACCAGGAAGTGGAAAAACAACATATTGCCATGTTATGAGCAAGTTTTTGGAAAAACTTGGTAGAAAAGTGGCTATTATCAACATTG ATCCTGCAAATGAGAATATGGAATACACACCAATAGTTGATATATCTGAATTAATAAAGCATGAGGAAGTAATGTCACATTATGGACTTGGACCAAATGGAGCTTTAGTTTACTGTATGGAATTTTTAGAAGCTAATGTAAAATGGTTAATTACAAAGATCTTAAATCTAAaagatcattatattattattgattgtccAGGACag GTTGAATTATACACACATCACAAATCAGTCAGTATAATTGCTGAAAAATTAGCCCAAAATTTAGTAAGGTTATGCAGTGTACATCTTGTTGACTCTCATTATTGCAGTGATGCtg GTAAATATTTGtcttcattaattttatgtaCAACTACTATGCTGCAATTAGGTTTACCTCATGTTAATGTCATGacaaaatttgatgaaatgaaaaagttcAGTCAGTATCTAGATTTTAATATAGATTTTTATACTGAAGTACTTGACTTAAAATACTTGTTAGACAAACTGGACGAAAATCCATTTACATCAAA GCATAAAAAACTGAATGCAGCTTTCGTGTCATTAATAGAAGACTACAGTCTTGTTAGCTTTATACCATTAGATATTTCTAATCAAGCTTTATTATTGCAAGTAAAAAATGCTGTGGATAAAGCTAACGGCTATATTTTTGGAGGAAACGAACCGCAAGATGTTCAAACGTTACTTGCTTGCGCAGTGGGAGCAGTAAGTGAAACCGAAAAAACATCCACAATAGATGAGTACTTctaa
- the LOC114883226 gene encoding lactoylglutathione lyase gives MGEPTGLTNSETRELCKEPDPATNGYFVQQTMYRIKDPRISLPFYTEVLGMHLLQKIDFPETKLSWYLLGYENPKEIPTDKRESIEWTFSRRATIGLAHNWGTETDPDTKFHNGNSNPQGFGHIGIAVPDIEKACERFERLNVTFVKKLNNTRLKGYAMIKDPDDYWIEIISSTSIANIVLNH, from the exons ATGGGTGAACCTACAGGATTAACAAATAGTGAAACACGTGAACTGTGTAAAGAACCTGATCCTGCAACGAATGGTTACTTTGTGCAACAAACAATGTATCGTATTAAAGATCCAAGAATATCATTACCATTTTATACCGAAGTACTCGGTATGCATTTATTAcagaaaattgattttcctGAGACCAAACTCTCTTGGTATCTTTTGGGATATGAGAATCCTAAGGAAATACCTACTGATAAAAGAGAAAGTATTGAATGGACATTTAGCCGTAGAGCTACTATAGGACTTGCTCA TAACTGGGGAACAGAAACTGATCCTGATACCAAATTTCATAATGGAAATTCAAATCCTCAAGGATTTG GTCATATTGGAATTGCAGTACCTGATATTGAAAAAGCATGTGAAAGATTTGAAAGATTAAATGTTACATTTGTAAAGAAACTAAACAATACTAGGTTAAAAGGATATGCTATGATCAAAGATCCAGATGATTATTGGATTGAAATTATAAGTTCAACGAGTATTGCAAATATAGTATTAAATCATTAA
- the LOC114883228 gene encoding proteasome assembly chaperone 3-like: MKSHACAIITNGGHHTDIALKIYSNRVLIIATHLKKLGSLIAVTKGSSFHQFNNSIYSAKVLFGRDDIEIVAAARYIAEQINLDKPLLISLSLKNYEPDTLRAIANALKESK; the protein is encoded by the exons atgaaaagtCATGCTTGTGCCATTATTACTAACGGTGGTCATCACACTGATATTGCCTTGAAGATTTACAG taaccgtgtattaataattgcaaCACATTTAAAGAAGTTAGGATCATTAATAGCAGTAACTAAAGGATCTTCATTTCATCAGTTTAATAATAGTATATATTCTGCAAA GGTTTTGTTTGGAAGAGATGATATTGAAATTGTGGCAGCTGCTCGTTATATAGCAGAACAGATTAATTTAGATAAACCATTATTGATATCATTATccttaaaaaattatgaacCAGATACTTTGAGAGCTATTGCTAATGCTCTAAAAGAATCAAAGTGA
- the LOC114883198 gene encoding tectonic-3, translating into MFTNIFILMFFYLMLNQLTYTKKLEEIFTCANETECDELTEKDISQETLSTTIDSIYNTTSVNTSTTTSSSIYPIQTTKINISSIQKSHKIKYNDKIKNHTIHKVQSTICECDLTVSSCNINCCCDKDCNEFHLTSFSHCENHAAELYDKRYCYHRNFIERNNTPFILEKLANNLFCILYDNLPPTYSINNDLNIKTNKDLKEAINPNRLTWRWKDQLYVPEYNNPSLYKDDDIIWKIQSNYVEPLEILQSGFTELCLFKKTVKYLREWKEQCLQTELINTNEFLFPAAFNNFTVIISPHLLNETYIKISNESCPRNVCLSVNNYYCKYSWKTCNNDTISGSCSNGTCYNIVTGVKYLIIHNGSMGINSFNVYFNIGNVSRSFYQQFEVSYEWADVDKEKIFSLSGNPGYIFGKPLISGVLKINKINNVESRYINFNKTNGFFTLPIATRHGECNDVNRYVLAFGEDVKLKCSASLETNNFSTASCIELQNRIMFFALKDSLLNVTQINQYSIYISKSGNFSSNNTADWAQILLDRIPQNIVTGQLSNGRLYCSGLITSTRLDILYSALAKPKTLTNYNILGVGITFSEESDVFWSKCMTENCTDMLKVDVISYVTFHDVSKPSKYYFAGSPNLDLTLPYDFFYPFLSRSKCIKPSIFLIIILLIISLHNFLY; encoded by the exons ATGTTTACaaacatatttatattaatgttTTTTTATCTTATGCTTAATCAATTAACATATACAAAAAAACttgaagaaatatttacaTGTGCAAATGAAACAGAATGTGATGAATTAACAGAAAAAGATATTTCACAAGAAACATTAAGCACCACAATTGATAGCATTTATAATACAACTAGTGTTAATACAAGTACCACTACAAGTAGTTCTATATATCCAATACAAACTACAAAGATTAACATATCATCTATACAAAAATCTcacaaaattaaatacaatgataaaataaaaaatcatacTATACATAAAGTACAGTCTACTATATGTGAATGTGATTTAACA GTGTCATCTTGCAATATTAATTGCTGCTGTGATAAAGATTGTAACGAATTCCATTTAACATCTTTTTCACATTGTGAAAATCATGCAGCAGAATTATATGACAAACGTTATTGTTATCACAGAAATTTTATAGAACGAAATAACACACCATTTATACTTGAGAAACTGGCAAACAATCTGTTTTGCATTTTATATGACAATCTTCCACCAACATATAGCATTAATAATGATTTG aatataaaaacaaacaaagaTTTAAAAGAAGCTATAAATCCAAATAGACTGACATGGAGATGGAAAGACCAATTATATGTACCTGAATATAATAATCCTAGTCTCTATAAAGATGATGACATTATATGGAAAATACAGAGCAATTATGTTGAACCTTTGG AAATACTGCAATCTGGATTTACTGAGTTATGTTTATTTAAGAAAACTGTAAAATATCTTCGTGAATGGAAAGAACAGTGCTTGcaaactgaattaattaatacaaacgaatttctatttcctgcagcatttaataattttactgttattatatctcctcatttattaaatgaaacttacatTAAGATATCAAATGAg aGTTGCCCCAGAAACGTGTGCTTATCTGTAAATAATTACTATTGTAAATATTCTTGGAAAACATGCAATAATGATACTATATCAGGATCTTGTTCTAATGGAACATGTTACAATATTGTAACAGGTGTaaagtatttaattattcacaATGGTTCCATGGGAATTAATAgttttaatgtatattttaatataggAAATGTTTCTCGAAGTTTCTATCAACAGTTCGAAGTAAGTTATGAATGGGCAGACGTAGATAAAGAGAAAATTTTCTCTCTAAGCGGTAATCCCGGTTATATTTTTGGAAAACCATTAATTAGTggtgttttaaaaataaataagattaATAACGTGGAAAGCaggtatattaattttaataaaactaatGGTTTTTTTACATTGCCCATAGCTACAAGGCATGGCGAATGTAATGATGTCAACAGATATGTTCTTGCTTTTGGGGAAGATGTTAAACTAAAATGTTCTGCATCTTTAGAAACTAATAATTTCAGTACAGCGTCTTGTATAGAGTTACAAAATCGTATAATGTTTTTCGCGTTGAAGGATTCTTTACTTAATGtcactcaaataaatcaatatagtatttatatttctaagTCAGGTAACTTTTCCAGCAATAATACTGCTGATTGGGCACAAATATTACTTGATAGGATACCTCAGAATATTGTCACGGGACAATTAAGTAATGGTCGATTATATTGTTCAGGATTAATAACATCTACACGTTTAGATATTTTGTACTCTGCTTTAGCAAAACCAAAAACTCTGAccaattataatatattaggAGTAGGTATTACTTTTTCAGAAGAATCTGATGTATTCTGGTCAAAGTGTATGACTGAAAACTGTACAGATATGTTAAAAGTAGATGTTATTAGTTACGTTACATTTCATGACGTATCGAAGCCGTCCAAATACTATTTTGCAGGGAGTCCTAATTTAGATCTTACCTTACCATACGactttttttatccgtttttAAGTAGGTCAAAATGTATTAAACCtagtatatttttaattattatattactcaTTATATCCTTGcacaattttttgtattga
- the LOC114883224 gene encoding BRO1 domain-containing protein BROX-like, with translation MAHWFHRNVLKATTNQKFELKIANPTDATRKLCSDLKLSRIRLLDVIKNPNNSSDTIEPAFHSYLSLLYGFIWEINSVAEQDQHVGRPNPSKLRNVVIYKWTQTLLGTNTYSSADSVYEAANMSVNVGLWFMKHAAMLAAKDDINMNEAKDVHTMLRRAAGIFTFVQTEFLPQLANPPPLGSDLDPRILNAYVNQCTAEAQEVTVARAVELKHNANLISALANETSKLFLDAANTLRSFKAEITGQWIKYLEFKAAFYQSYAYNYCGENLLAMDKCGEAIKALQESEACLKKAKILCQEYGKINGPAPKIKPDEHTVFKRLAPIVKLTLDKCNRENGLIYHHKIPGEIPVLDTKATFGLVSPIDFQMQSYHPVWNLDVYKTLSGLTSAKVEKEQNLPPVKEDAIHHSTKDPKNASGCILQ, from the exons ATGGCACATTGGTTTCATCGTAATGTATTAAAAGCAACAACAAatcaaaaatttgaattaaaaatagctAATCCAACTGATGCTACAAGAAAACTGTGCAG TGATTTAAAACTATCAAGAATTCGTCTTTtagatgtaataaaaaatcCAAATAATTCCAGTGATACCATAGAACCAGCTTTTCATAGCTATTTAAGTTTATTATATGGATTTATATGGGAAATAAATTCAGTAGCGGAACAAGATCAACATGTTGGCAGGCCGAATCCTAGTAAACTCAGAAATGTTGTTATATATAAGTGGACACAGACATTATTGGGAACAAACACTta TTCTAGTGCTGATTCTGTTTATGAAGCAGCTAATATGAGTGTAAATGTAGGACTTTGGTTTATGAAACATGCTGCAATGTTAGCTGCTAAAGATGA cATAAATATGAATGAAGCAAAAGATGTACATACAATGCTAAGAAGGGCTGCAGGAATATTTACTTTTGTACAAACAGAATTTTTACCACAATTGGCAAATCCTCCACCATTAGGAAGTGATTTAGATCCACGAATATTAAATGCATACGTGAATCAGTGTACAGCAGAAGCACAAGAAG TGACTGTAGCAAGAGCAGTGGAACTAAAACATAATGCCAATTTAATATCAGCTTTGGCTAATGAAACAAGTAAATTATTTCTGGATGCAGCTAATACATTACGTTCGTTTAAAGCAGAAATAACAGGTCAATGgattaaatatttagaatttaaagCAGCATTTTATCAATCTTAT GCTTATAATTATTGTGGCGAAAATTTATTGGCTATGGATAAATGTGGGGAAGCAATTAAAGCTTTACAAGAAAGTGAAGCTTGCTTAAAAAAGGCGAAAATATTATGTCAAGAGtatggaaaaataaatggtCCGGCACCTAAAATAAAGCCAGATGAACATACTGTATTCAAAAGATTAGCCCCTATAGTAAAACTTACTCTCGACAAATGTAACAGAGAGAACGGTTTAAT tTACCATCATAAAATACCAGGAGAAATTCCAGTATTAGATACCAAAGCCACGTTCGGTTTAGTGAGTCCTATCGATTTTCAAATGCAATCATATCATCCTGTATGGAATTTGGATGTATATAAAACATTATCAGGCTTAACTTCGGCAAAAGttgaaaaagaacaaaatttACCTCCTGTCAAGGAGGATGCAATTCATCACAGTACTAAAGACCCTAAAAATGCAAGTGGTTGTATATTACAATAG
- the LOC123988161 gene encoding B9 domain-containing protein 2-like, producing the protein MAELHIIGRILSAKNFKQSQLLCKWSFHAGNGWKVLNGCEEGQTQESCDLYVNEPVWDHPIDLHYTTQTLQNSPKLLLQIFFRDAHERILFGSYGSCNIPLSPGLHFIECHTWKPIGNWKDRLKDKFLGITLQLKSPNVLVNCLDRFELLTESMGTVKIELHILTKNFEKYGCHL; encoded by the exons ATGGCCGAATTGCATATAATTGGTAGGATTTTGTCtgctaaaaattttaaacaatcaCAACTTTTATGCAAGTGGAGCTTTCATGCTG GTAATGGATGGAAAGTGTTAAATGGTTGCGAAGAAGGGCAAACTCAAGAAAGCTGTGACTTATATGTTAATGAACCAGTTTGGGATCATCCCATAGATTTACACTATACAACTCAGACCCTTCAAAATTCACCAAAGcttttattgcaaatattttttagaGATGCACATGAAAGAATATTATTTGGGTCTTATGGAAGTTGTAACATTCCATTATCTCCTGGATTACATTTTATAGAATGTCATACATGGAAACCAATTG GTAATTGGAAGGACAGATTAAAAGATAAATTTTTGGGAATAACTTTACAACTAAAATCTCCAAATGTTTTAGTTAATTGCTTGGATAGATTTGAACTGCTTACAGAAAGCATGGGTACagttaaaattgaattacataTACTCACAAAAAATTTTGAGAAATATGGATGTCATTTATAA